The genomic stretch TGCAATGGAGGTTCATCGGAATTTAGGGCCTGGCCGATTAGAATCCGCTTATGAGCAATGTCTCGCAAGAGAATTCTCATTGGCCGATGTTAATTTTGAGATTCAAAA from bacterium encodes the following:
- a CDS encoding GxxExxY protein, coding for MGCAMEVHRNLGPGRLESAYEQCLAREFSLADVNFEIQ